A window of Nicotiana tabacum cultivar K326 chromosome 24, ASM71507v2, whole genome shotgun sequence contains these coding sequences:
- the LOC107830538 gene encoding arginine-specific demethylase JMJ22, whose product MLGSKTLIFKKQKRKRKNGKSKKSKKIYVSKKEEKITKSHQITPKQEVEEEDDEGFSLKASAQSDSYGVQPLGNLYFNPSYHNSRNTGLGNLQTLTDELVLDILGLLEGTHLGILSNVSKGFYIFCNHEPLWRNLVLETCKGGFFFKGSWKSTFVSAYKQPSIPVLSSGLKVRDFYSDYLFQSWLCANLEMKPEWLEKDNIVRRRGISVDEFVMNFEEPNKPVLLEGCLESWPALEKWNRDYLAEECGDVKFSVGPVEMKLEDYFSYSDQAREEKPLYLFDPKFAEKVPQLGKDYDVPMYFNEDLFSVLGNERPDYRWIIIGPAGSGSSFHIDPNSTSAWNAVIKGSKKWVLFPPDVVPPGVHPSPDGAEVASPVSIIEWFMNFYNATKNWKKRPIECVCKAGEVIFVPNGWWHLVINLEDSIAITQNFVSRRNLLNVLEFLKKPNACTLVSGTSDRVNLHDKFKNAIEAYLPGTIDELTLKDEEKKAQQKKPSFWESVTDSKAGAFKFSF is encoded by the exons ATGCTGGGTTCCAAGACTTTGATATTCAAGAAGCAAAAACGAAAGAGGAAAAATGGCAAGAgcaaaaaatcaaagaaaatttatgtttccaaaaaagaagaaaagattaccaaatcacaccaaataacaccaaaacaagaagttgaagaagaagatgatgagggtTTCAGCTTGAAAGCCTCAGCACAATCAGATTCCTATGGAGTTCAGCCGCTTGGGAATCTTTATTTCAACCCATCATATCATAATTCAAGAAACACTGGCCTAGGTAATCTCCAGACTTTAACTGATGAGCTTGTTCTTGATATTTTAGGCCTTTTAGAAGGTACCCATTTAGGTATTTTGTCAAATGTAAGCAAAGgtttctatattttttgtaaCCATGAACCCCtttggaggaatcttgtattggAAACTTGTAAAGGTGGGTTCTTTTTTAAGGGTTCTTGGAAGTCTACTTTTGTTAGTGCATATAAGCAGCCTTCAATTCCAGTTTTGAGTTCTGGTTTGAAAGTTAGAGACTTTTATTCTGATTACTTGTTTCAGAGTTGGTTATGTGCTAATCTTGAAATGAAACCTGAATGGTTAGAAAAGGATAATATTGTAAGGAGGAGAGGAATCTCTGTTGATGAGTTTGTTATGAATTTTGAGGAACCGAATAAGCCGGTTTTGTTAGAAGGGTGCTTGGAAAGTTGGCCTGCATTGGAGAAATGGAATAGGGATTATTTGGCTGAGGAGTGTGGAGATGTGAAATTTTCAGTTGGGCCGGTGGAAATGAAACTTGAGGACTATTTTAGCTACTCTGATCAAGCGAGGGAAGAAAAGCCGTTGTATTTGTTTGATCCAAAGTTTGCAGAGAAAGTTCCTCAGTTAGGAAAGGATTATGATGTCCCTATGTACTTCAATGAGGATTTGTTTAGTGTATTGGGTAATGAGAGGCCAGATTATAGATGGATTATTATTGGACCTGCGGGTTCCGGCTCGTCATTCCACATTGATCCGAATTCTACCTCTGCTTGGAATGCGGTAATCAAAGGATCCAAGAAATGGGTGTTGTTTCCCCCTGATGTAGTGCCACCCGGGGTTCATCCGAGCCCTGACGGTGCAGAAGTAGCAAGTCCCGTTTCAATAATAGAATGGTTCATGAACTTTTATAATGCAACCAAGAATTGGAAAAAGAGACCTATTGAGTGTGTCTGCAAGGCCGGGGAAGTAATCTTTGTACCTAATGGATGGTGGCATTTGGTCATCAATTTAGAGGATTCGATTGCCATTACCCAGAACTTTGTTAGCAG GAGGAATTTACTGAATGTTTTGGAATTTCTAAAAAAGCCAAATGCTTGCACTCTTGTGTCGGGAACAAGTGACAGAGTCAATTTGCACGACAAATTTAAGAATGCCATTGAAGCATATCTTCCTGGAACTATTGATGAGTTGACTCTGAAAGACGAGGAGAAAAAAGCCCAGCAGAAGAAACCTTCCTTCTGGGAATCTGTCACTGATTCAAAAGCAGGCGCTTTCAAATTTTCTTTTTGA
- the LOC107830539 gene encoding myosin-binding protein 7-like yields MDSQNLAPTTSQVNCCDCGCSCSVMNRSYSGTWLWSVKRKFDEYNENKFMIPGFVLPLNARIEIENECTALREMVGKQQQTIQDLSAELEEERNASSSAANEAMSMILRLQGEKAEVQMEFKQFKRYTEEKTAHDQQEIMALEDLLYKREQTIQSLTCEVQMYKHRMMSYGLTESEADGDCETEKGRFSRNNSMSETINGQFEVPPFDYPPLKCIINENQVYTEVDNEVVDVEKYAFEETPHSCDQLRDLEHRINQLERTPRSTDGDLFKNNILEKVIVGHSPRRTRHLRKFSTDSLGSPFVTTKEINSDFISDSPRFGGNIKKAEYSQIEERSNLRKVDNSSEVGDYMSDRVYTIDSVHQRAGYDGVPEPKASVGMVDDYTPRDSLNHTDFGDPEVTKLYLRLQALEADRESMRQAMIAMRTDKAQVILLKEIAQQLCKEMSPAVRRPSRKPSVIESFSFMSVFKWIVSFVLWRRKARRCKYMFGSPASNVGLLMLLDKGPRVGQWRCLSSTQV; encoded by the exons ATGGATTCTCAAAATTTGGCCCCGACGACCAGCCAGGTCAACTGTTGTGATTGCGGGTGCAGTTGTTCTGTGATGAACAGGTCCTACTCGGGGACTTGGCTCTGGTCAGTGAAGCGAAAATTTGATGAATATAATGAGAATAAGTTTATGATCCCAGGCTTTGTCTTACCTCTAAATGCTCGTATTGAAATCGAAAATGAATGTACAGCACTTAGGGAAATGGTAGGAAAGCAACAACAGACAATTCAGGATTTAAGTGCTGAGTTGGAGGAAGAAAGAAATGCGTCCTCCTCAGCAGCGAACGAGGCAATGTCAATGATTTTGAGGCTGCAAGGAGAAAAGGCAGAGGTTCAGATGGAATTTAAACAATTCAAGAGGTACACTGAGGAGAAAACGGCGCATGATCAGCAGGAGATAATGGCGTTGGAGGATTTATTATACAAGAGGGAACAAACAATTCAATCATTGACTTGTGAGGTGCAAATGTATAAGCATAGAATGATGAGTTATGGGCTGACAGAATCTGAGGCTGATGGTGATTGTGAGACGGAAAAGGGCCGTTTTAGTCGGAACAATAGTATGTCCGAGACTATCAATGGGCAATTTGAAGTTCCTCCATTTGATTACCCGCCGTTGAAATGCATTATTAATGAGAATCAAGTATACACAGAGGTTGATAATGAGGTTGTTGATGTTGAGAAATATGCATTTGAAGAGACCCCTCATTCATGCGATCAATTACGCGATTTGGAACATAGGATCAATCAGTTGGAGAGGACGCCAAGAAGTACCGATGGGGATCTTTTCAAGAACAACATACTTGAAAAAGTGATAGTTGGTCATTCCCCAAGGAGGACTAGACATCTTAGAAAGTTTTCAACTGACAGTTTAGGTTCTCCCTTTGTTACAACTAAGGAAATTAACTCAGATTTCATCTCAGATTCTCCAAGGTTTGGTGGAAATATTAAAAAAGCAGAATATTCACAAATAGAAGAGCGTTCAAACTTGAGGAAGGTGGATAATTCATCAGAAGTTGGAGATTACATGAGTGACCGAGTTTACACAATTGATTCTGTACATCAGAGGGCTGGATATGATGGTGTGCCAGAGCCCAAGGCTTCAGTTGGAATGGTTGACGATTATACCCCGAGGGATTCATTGAATCATACAGATTTTGGAGATCCAGAGGTCACGAAGTTGTACCTTAGGCTTCAGGCACTTGAGGCTGATCGGGAATCAATGAGACAGGCTATGATTGCTATGCGGACTGATAAAGCACAGGTGATATTGCTCAAGGAGATTGCTCAGCAATTATGCAAAGAAATGTCCCCAGCCGTGAGAAGACCTTCGAGGAAGCCATCTGTAATTGAGAGCTTTTCTTTCATGTCTGTATTCAAG TGGATCGTATCTTTTGTTTTGTGGAGAAGAAAAGCGCGCAGATGCAA GTACATGTTTGGATCGCCGGCCAGCAACGTAGGCTTGCTAATGCTTTTAGACAAGGGACCTCGTGTGGGGCAGTGGAGATGTCTGTCGAGTACGCAGGTGTAA